From Diaminobutyricibacter sp. McL0608, one genomic window encodes:
- a CDS encoding DEAD/DEAH box helicase: MTVRATKAATRSSTLTRDEKAHFTPADDVVLERLEADAIQAVDVEGVTFADLGLGGNIVNALIELGAASPFPIQAATIPDVIAGKDVLGRGRTGSGKTIAFGAPLVEKLMENGGGKKRQMGRKPRALILAPTRELALQIDRTVQPIARSVGLFTTQIYGGVPQGRQVGALQRGVDIVIGTPGRIEDLIEQGRLDLSEVTITVLDEADHMCDLGFLEPVQRILRETSEGGQKLLFSATLDKGVAQLVNEFLPEPSVHEVAGEDQASSTIDHRVLVIEHRDKGRIIEQLADREGKTLVFARTRAFAEQLADQLDDAGIPAVSLHGDLNQSRRTRNLAQLTSGRVNVLVATDVAARGIHVDDIDLVIQADAPDEYKTYLHRSGRTGRAGKQGTVVTLIPKQRRRRMDELLGRAEIEAEFADAIPGDQVITDLAANV; this comes from the coding sequence ATGACCGTCCGCGCCACGAAGGCGGCGACTCGAAGTTCTACCCTCACCCGTGATGAGAAGGCTCACTTCACCCCGGCCGACGACGTCGTGCTCGAGCGGCTCGAAGCCGATGCCATCCAGGCTGTCGACGTCGAAGGCGTGACCTTCGCCGATCTGGGCCTCGGCGGCAACATCGTCAACGCCCTCATCGAGCTCGGTGCCGCATCGCCCTTCCCGATCCAGGCCGCGACCATCCCCGATGTCATCGCAGGCAAGGACGTGCTCGGCCGCGGCCGCACCGGCTCCGGAAAGACCATCGCTTTCGGTGCTCCTCTCGTCGAGAAGCTCATGGAGAACGGCGGCGGCAAGAAGCGTCAGATGGGCCGCAAGCCGCGCGCCCTCATCCTGGCTCCGACCCGTGAGCTGGCGCTGCAGATCGACCGGACCGTGCAGCCCATCGCACGCAGTGTCGGCCTCTTCACGACGCAGATCTACGGCGGCGTTCCCCAGGGCCGTCAGGTCGGCGCCCTCCAGCGCGGTGTCGACATCGTCATCGGCACGCCCGGACGCATCGAAGACCTGATCGAACAGGGCCGACTCGACCTCAGTGAAGTCACCATCACGGTGCTCGACGAGGCCGACCACATGTGCGACCTGGGCTTCCTCGAGCCCGTGCAGCGCATCCTGCGCGAGACGTCCGAAGGCGGGCAGAAGCTGCTCTTCTCGGCCACGCTCGACAAGGGCGTCGCCCAGCTCGTCAACGAGTTCCTGCCGGAGCCGTCAGTGCACGAGGTCGCCGGTGAAGACCAGGCGTCGTCCACGATCGACCACCGCGTGCTCGTCATCGAGCACCGTGACAAGGGCCGGATCATCGAGCAGCTCGCCGACCGCGAGGGCAAGACCCTCGTCTTCGCCCGCACCCGCGCCTTCGCGGAACAGCTCGCCGACCAGCTCGACGACGCCGGCATCCCGGCGGTCAGCCTCCACGGCGACCTCAACCAGTCCCGCCGTACGCGCAACCTCGCACAGCTCACGAGCGGCCGGGTCAACGTGCTGGTGGCGACGGATGTGGCAGCCCGCGGCATCCACGTCGACGACATCGACCTGGTCATCCAGGCCGACGCTCCCGACGAGTACAAGACCTACCTGCACCGCTCGGGCCGTACGGGCCGCGCCGGCAAGCAGGGCACGGTCGTCACGCTCATCCCGAAGCAGCGTCGCCGTCGCATGGACGAGCTGCTCGGCCGCGCCGAGATCGAGGCGGAGTTCGCCGACGCCATCCCGGGCGACCAGGTGATCACCGACCTGGCCGCGAACGTCTAA